In Methylomagnum ishizawai, one DNA window encodes the following:
- a CDS encoding methyl-accepting chemotaxis protein, with product MTITHKMLLLIASTLIGLAGLIGFNQAQMEHIYTKTNYTNINSTPSLILINAIASDYSNLRAQIWQHIAASDKDVMANLERKMAVTRAKIDEGFKKYEPLISDETDRQLLANDIAALSDYDALREKMLSTSRLGHSEEARDLLMAAQTTVVQKVYEALTSHFQFNVDLGKRFSAEALAAKQSASLGSLVLGVFMALAIGGLGWWIARDLIASLVRVRGIAADIAKGDFNTDIATKRHDEVGQLLDAFRSIQNTLRSMAGDALMLSKAAVEGKFATRADATQHQGDYRKIIEGINATLDSVVDKLEWYRSIIDAVPFPVHVTDLDMNWTFLNRAFEKLMVEQGYVRDRQDAMGRPCSTANANICNTKNCGIAQLRTGVKESFFDWCGMNCKQDTAPVLNAKGETVGYVETVTDLTSTLRVKSYTEHQVGIIAKNLECLGKGDLNLDFGLRQPDQYTQGVHAQFDTINKSLRSASDALAALVADALMLSKAAVEGKLATRADAAQHQGDYRKIVEGVNGTLDAVIGPLNVAADYVDRIAKGDIPPKIVDNYNGDFNTLKHNLNLAIDNVNALVADAGLLAQAARELKLATRADATQHQGDYRKIVEGVNDTLDAITHPINGLIAEMTRMAKAHEAGDIDARIDPEQFQSVFRIVAENVNKMVFDHIDVKKRAMAVFREFGEGKMDTPFEQLPGKKRFINDAIEQVRANIKALIEDADLLAQATLAGELAVRADTARHRGDFRRIVEGMNQTLAAGAEPMDEVRQVMAHVAQGDFSVTIEGDYRGDFKELGQIINDTLHKLSKTLGEINSVAETLSSASEQVSATSQSLSQAASTQAASVEEISSSMEQMAASIDQNKDNAKSTDAIAEKAAREAAEGGEAVSRTVQAMKQIAGKIGIVDDIAYQTNLLALNAAIEAARAGDHGKGFAVVAAEVRKLAERSQVAAQEIGELAESSVAMAERAGTLLKEIVPSIQKTAGLVQEITAGSEEQASGAKQIAEAMNQFNKTTQQNASAAEELSATAEEMSDQALELQHTLGFFKLSTETETATVHHKQPPTRYTGKSIKPRPPRNTFSDSEFGERGFAQF from the coding sequence GCCTGGCCGGCCTCATCGGGTTCAACCAGGCACAAATGGAACATATCTATACCAAAACCAACTACACCAATATCAACAGCACGCCCAGCCTGATTTTGATCAACGCCATTGCTTCCGACTACTCCAACCTGCGCGCCCAGATATGGCAACACATCGCCGCGTCCGACAAGGACGTGATGGCCAACCTGGAGCGCAAAATGGCCGTGACCCGGGCCAAGATCGACGAGGGGTTCAAAAAATACGAGCCATTGATCTCGGATGAAACCGACCGGCAATTACTGGCCAACGATATCGCGGCCCTGTCCGACTACGACGCCCTGCGGGAAAAAATGCTGTCCACCTCACGGCTGGGCCATAGCGAAGAAGCACGGGACTTGCTGATGGCCGCCCAAACCACCGTCGTGCAAAAGGTCTACGAGGCGCTCACCAGCCACTTCCAATTCAATGTCGATCTAGGCAAGCGTTTTTCCGCCGAAGCGCTCGCCGCGAAACAATCCGCCAGCCTAGGGTCGCTGGTCCTCGGAGTCTTCATGGCCTTGGCCATCGGCGGCCTGGGCTGGTGGATCGCCCGCGACCTCATCGCGTCCCTGGTCCGGGTCCGCGGCATCGCGGCGGATATCGCCAAGGGCGACTTCAATACCGACATCGCGACCAAGCGGCACGATGAAGTCGGGCAACTGCTGGACGCCTTCCGCTCTATCCAGAACACCCTGCGCAGCATGGCGGGAGACGCCCTCATGCTGTCCAAGGCGGCGGTGGAGGGCAAATTCGCCACCCGCGCCGACGCCACCCAACACCAGGGCGACTACCGCAAGATCATCGAGGGCATCAACGCGACGCTCGACAGCGTGGTGGACAAACTGGAATGGTACCGCTCGATCATCGACGCCGTGCCCTTCCCCGTCCATGTCACCGACCTCGACATGAACTGGACCTTCCTCAACCGGGCTTTCGAGAAACTCATGGTCGAACAGGGCTATGTCCGCGACCGCCAGGACGCCATGGGCCGCCCCTGCTCCACCGCCAACGCCAATATCTGCAACACCAAGAACTGCGGCATCGCCCAGTTGCGGACCGGCGTCAAGGAAAGCTTCTTCGATTGGTGCGGCATGAACTGCAAGCAGGACACCGCCCCGGTCCTCAACGCCAAGGGCGAAACCGTGGGCTATGTCGAGACCGTCACCGACCTCACCTCCACCCTGCGCGTCAAAAGCTATACCGAGCATCAGGTCGGCATCATCGCCAAGAACCTCGAATGCCTCGGCAAGGGCGACCTCAACCTCGACTTCGGCCTGCGCCAACCCGATCAATACACCCAGGGGGTCCACGCCCAATTCGACACCATCAATAAGAGCCTCAGGAGCGCCAGCGATGCCCTGGCCGCCCTGGTCGCCGACGCCCTCATGCTGTCCAAGGCGGCGGTGGAAGGCAAACTCGCCACCCGCGCCGACGCCGCCCAGCATCAAGGCGACTACCGCAAGATCGTCGAGGGCGTCAACGGCACCCTCGACGCCGTCATCGGTCCCTTGAACGTCGCCGCCGATTATGTCGACCGCATCGCCAAGGGCGACATTCCGCCCAAAATCGTCGATAACTACAACGGCGACTTCAACACGCTCAAGCACAACCTCAACCTCGCCATCGACAACGTCAACGCCTTGGTCGCCGACGCCGGCTTGTTGGCCCAAGCCGCCCGCGAACTGAAGCTCGCCACCCGCGCCGACGCCACCCAGCACCAGGGCGATTACCGCAAGATCGTCGAGGGCGTCAACGACACCCTCGACGCCATCACCCATCCCATCAACGGGCTCATCGCCGAGATGACCCGCATGGCCAAGGCACACGAAGCCGGCGATATCGATGCCAGAATCGACCCCGAACAGTTCCAAAGCGTCTTCAGGATCGTCGCCGAGAACGTCAACAAGATGGTGTTCGACCATATCGATGTGAAAAAGCGTGCCATGGCGGTGTTCCGCGAGTTCGGCGAAGGCAAAATGGATACCCCGTTCGAGCAATTACCGGGCAAGAAGCGCTTCATCAACGACGCCATCGAACAGGTCCGCGCCAATATCAAAGCCCTGATCGAAGATGCCGACCTGTTGGCCCAGGCCACCCTGGCCGGCGAACTGGCCGTCCGGGCCGACACCGCGCGCCACCGGGGCGATTTCCGCCGGATCGTCGAGGGCATGAACCAAACCCTCGCCGCCGGTGCCGAACCCATGGACGAAGTCCGCCAAGTCATGGCCCACGTGGCCCAGGGCGATTTCAGCGTCACCATCGAAGGCGACTACCGGGGCGATTTCAAAGAACTGGGGCAGATCATCAACGACACCTTGCATAAGCTTTCCAAGACCCTGGGCGAGATCAACAGCGTGGCCGAAACCCTGTCCTCGGCTTCCGAGCAGGTCAGCGCCACCTCGCAATCCCTGTCCCAGGCCGCCTCCACACAGGCCGCCAGCGTCGAGGAAATCTCCAGTTCCATGGAGCAGATGGCCGCCTCCATCGACCAGAACAAGGACAACGCCAAGAGCACCGACGCCATTGCCGAGAAGGCCGCCCGCGAAGCCGCCGAGGGCGGCGAGGCCGTCTCCCGCACCGTCCAGGCCATGAAGCAGATCGCCGGCAAAATCGGCATCGTCGACGATATCGCCTACCAGACCAACCTGCTCGCCCTCAACGCCGCCATCGAGGCCGCCCGCGCCGGCGACCACGGCAAGGGCTTCGCCGTCGTCGCCGCCGAGGTCAGGAAGCTGGCCGAACGCTCCCAGGTCGCCGCCCAGGAAATCGGCGAACTGGCCGAGTCCAGCGTCGCCATGGCCGAGCGGGCCGGCACGCTCCTGAAGGAAATCGTGCCCTCGATCCAGAAGACCGCCGGGCTGGTCCAGGAAATCACCGCCGGCTCCGAGGAACAAGCCTCGGGTGCGAAGCAAATCGCCGAGGCCATGAACCAGTTCAATAAAACCACCCAGCAGAACGCCTCCGCCGCCGAGGAGCTTTCCGCCACCGCCGAGGAAATGAGCGACCAAGCCCTCGAACTCCAGCACACCCTGGGCTTCTTCAAGCTTTCCACCGAGACCGAAACCGCGACTGTGCATCACAAACAGCCGCCAACGCGGTACACCGGCAAATCCATCAAACCCCGCCCCCCCAGGAACACCTTCTCGGATAGCGAATTCGGCGAGCGCGGTTTCGCGCAATTCTGA
- a CDS encoding chemotaxis protein CheW, which yields MSQNFLSLTEAQGAEEQQYLVFTLRGELFALGLLNVREIIEYNQLTEVPLMPDTVRGVINLRGAVVPVIDLSSSFWKQRATPGKRTCIVIVELDDSAKQRVMGILVDSVNKVVEIPRADIEPPPSFGTKIRTDFIAGMGKLDDHFVIILNAARVLSVEQLAALQEDLQQVPAEAVA from the coding sequence ATGAGCCAGAACTTCCTGTCCCTCACCGAGGCGCAAGGCGCCGAAGAACAGCAATACTTGGTATTCACCCTGCGCGGCGAGTTGTTCGCCCTAGGGCTTTTGAACGTCCGCGAGATCATCGAATACAACCAACTCACCGAGGTGCCGCTGATGCCGGACACGGTACGCGGCGTCATCAACCTGCGGGGGGCGGTGGTGCCGGTGATCGACCTGTCGTCCAGCTTCTGGAAGCAACGTGCCACCCCTGGGAAGCGCACCTGCATCGTCATCGTGGAACTGGACGACAGCGCCAAACAGCGGGTGATGGGCATCCTGGTGGACTCGGTCAACAAGGTGGTGGAAATCCCCCGCGCCGATATCGAGCCGCCGCCCAGCTTCGGCACCAAGATCCGTACCGACTTCATCGCCGGGATGGGCAAGCTGGACGACCATTTCGTCATCATCCTCAACGCCGCGCGGGTGCTGAGCGTGGAGCAACTGGCCGCCCTGCAAGAGGATTTGCAGCAGGTGCCCGCCGAGGCGGTGGCTTAA
- a CDS encoding ABC transporter ATP-binding protein/permease: MNEPKIPIDRRTWSHFVQELKALGISPQGGKAKFLAAGLLGLLLAVSLLNVVNSYVGRDFMTAIEHHDMSGFIGQGLLYVLVFAGSTGVAVVYRYSEERLGLIWREWLTQRLIARYIETPVYHRLNDQLIENGEIANPDQRIAEDIRAFAVTTLSFTLMVLNGAITVLAFAGVLWSISPLLFTVAVAYAGIGSYLTIALGRPLIGLNFSQFDKEANFRSDLIHVRKHAESIALLSREGRIKARLLHRLDELVGNFQRIILVNRNLGFFTTGYNYLLQIIPALVVAPMFIHNQVEFGVITQSTLAFVQLLGAFSLIVTQFQSISSFTAVIARLGSLLDAIEQSRSAHGAIEIAETPDTIRYQHLTLHSRTQAQPLLRGLDLEIPHGQRLLVLGPSHDAKVALLRATAGIWAWGEGRVQRPGNGQTLFLPERPYMPPGTLREALLRTGKEATVTDAQILAILGEFNLESLLERTGGLDIEQDWDELLSLGEQQLLAAARLILAEPRFVFLDRISTALSPEDVAMLLGLLNGRNISYITLGHSRFGRRGADDKLADYDAVLELAGDGGWRLKKIEAGRLVEE, encoded by the coding sequence ATGAACGAACCCAAAATACCTATCGACCGCAGGACTTGGTCGCATTTCGTGCAGGAACTCAAAGCGCTGGGCATCTCGCCCCAGGGTGGCAAGGCCAAATTCCTGGCCGCTGGGCTGTTGGGCCTGCTATTGGCGGTCAGCCTCTTGAACGTGGTGAACAGCTATGTCGGGCGCGATTTCATGACCGCCATCGAACACCACGACATGTCCGGCTTCATCGGCCAGGGGCTGCTATACGTCCTGGTGTTCGCGGGTTCGACCGGGGTCGCGGTGGTCTACCGCTATTCCGAGGAACGGCTGGGCCTGATCTGGCGCGAATGGCTGACCCAGCGCCTCATCGCCCGCTATATCGAAACCCCGGTCTACCACCGTCTCAACGACCAGCTCATCGAGAACGGCGAAATCGCCAATCCCGACCAGCGCATCGCCGAGGATATCCGCGCCTTCGCCGTCACCACCCTGTCCTTCACCCTGATGGTGCTGAACGGGGCCATCACGGTGCTGGCCTTCGCGGGCGTGCTGTGGTCGATCAGCCCCTTGTTGTTCACGGTCGCCGTCGCCTATGCCGGGATCGGCTCCTACCTGACCATCGCCCTGGGCCGCCCCCTGATCGGGCTGAACTTCAGCCAGTTCGACAAGGAGGCCAATTTCCGCTCCGACCTGATCCATGTCCGCAAACACGCCGAATCCATCGCCCTGCTCTCGCGCGAGGGCCGGATCAAGGCCCGTTTGCTGCACCGGCTCGATGAGCTGGTCGGGAATTTCCAGCGCATCATCCTGGTGAACCGCAACCTGGGTTTCTTCACCACCGGCTACAACTACCTGCTGCAAATCATCCCGGCCCTGGTCGTGGCCCCGATGTTCATCCACAACCAAGTGGAATTCGGCGTCATCACCCAATCGACCCTGGCTTTCGTGCAATTGCTGGGCGCGTTTTCCTTGATCGTGACCCAATTCCAATCGATCTCGTCCTTCACCGCCGTCATCGCCCGGCTGGGTTCGCTGCTCGACGCCATCGAGCAAAGCCGCTCCGCCCACGGGGCCATCGAAATCGCGGAAACCCCGGACACGATCCGCTACCAACACTTGACCCTCCATAGCCGCACCCAGGCCCAACCCTTGCTGCGCGGCCTGGACCTGGAAATCCCCCATGGCCAACGGCTGTTGGTGCTGGGGCCGAGCCACGACGCCAAGGTCGCCCTGTTGCGGGCCACGGCGGGCATCTGGGCCTGGGGCGAGGGCCGGGTCCAACGCCCCGGCAACGGACAGACGCTGTTCCTGCCCGAGCGGCCCTATATGCCGCCCGGCACCTTGCGGGAAGCGCTGCTGCGGACGGGCAAGGAGGCGACCGTCACCGACGCGCAAATCCTGGCGATCCTCGGGGAATTCAACCTGGAAAGCCTGCTGGAACGCACCGGCGGGCTGGACATCGAGCAGGATTGGGACGAGCTCTTGTCCCTGGGGGAACAGCAATTGCTGGCCGCGGCCCGTTTGATCCTGGCCGAACCCCGCTTCGTGTTCCTGGACCGCATCAGCACGGCGCTGTCGCCCGAGGATGTGGCGATGTTGCTGGGATTGCTCAATGGCCGGAATATCAGCTACATCACCCTGGGCCACAGCCGTTTCGGGCGGCGCGGCGCGGACGACAAGCTGGCGGATTACGACGCCGTGCTGGAACTGGCCGGGGATGGCGGCTGGCGCCTGAAGAAGATCGAAGCTGGAAGACTGGTGGAGGAATAG
- the rsgA gene encoding ribosome small subunit-dependent GTPase A produces MARKRASAAPEPPGAVSQAATPSPQQGLVISHLGQGLAVENAAGEIVLCHTRRRLGGVAVGDRVLWVSSEGQGRVEEVLPRRSLLTRPGHNAKVRPVAANLDIVLVVVAPAPEPDWLLVDQYLAACEHRDLAAAVVVNKIDRVGDRAAVLATLADYQALGYSGFAVSAKSGEGLDGLRAGLAGRCAMLAGQSGVGKSSLTNALLPDRQLRTRELSEKAGLGRHTTTAATLYHLPGGGDLIDSPGVAVFGLAEMNAQDLAWGYREFRDWLGRCRFNDCRHTGDKGCAVREAAEAGTIGPDRYRRFVKLLGKLQLMGGP; encoded by the coding sequence ATGGCCAGGAAGCGGGCCTCCGCCGCGCCGGAACCGCCCGGCGCGGTTTCCCAAGCAGCCACTCCGTCCCCGCAACAAGGCTTGGTCATCAGCCATCTGGGACAGGGCTTGGCCGTCGAGAACGCGGCGGGCGAGATCGTGCTATGTCATACCCGCAGGCGCTTGGGCGGCGTGGCCGTGGGCGACCGGGTGCTGTGGGTGTCCAGCGAGGGCCAGGGCCGGGTGGAAGAGGTCTTGCCGCGCCGCAGCCTATTGACCCGGCCCGGTCATAACGCCAAGGTCAGGCCGGTGGCGGCGAACCTGGATATCGTGCTGGTGGTGGTGGCTCCCGCGCCGGAGCCGGATTGGTTGCTGGTGGATCAATATCTGGCCGCTTGCGAGCATCGGGACTTGGCGGCGGCGGTGGTGGTGAACAAGATCGACCGGGTCGGCGACCGCGCCGCCGTCCTCGCCACCTTGGCGGATTACCAAGCCCTGGGCTATTCCGGCTTCGCGGTCAGCGCCAAGAGCGGCGAGGGCTTGGACGGCTTGCGGGCGGGGCTGGCGGGGCGCTGCGCCATGCTGGCCGGGCAATCCGGGGTGGGCAAATCCTCGCTGACCAACGCGCTGTTGCCGGACCGGCAACTCCGCACCCGCGAATTGTCCGAGAAGGCCGGTTTGGGCCGCCATACCACCACCGCCGCCACCCTCTACCATCTGCCCGGCGGCGGCGATCTGATCGATAGTCCCGGCGTGGCCGTGTTCGGCTTGGCCGAGATGAACGCCCAGGATTTGGCTTGGGGCTACCGCGAATTCCGCGACTGGTTGGGGCGCTGCCGCTTCAACGATTGCCGCCATACCGGCGACAAGGGTTGCGCCGTGCGGGAAGCCGCCGAGGCCGGGACCATCGGTCCCGACCGCTACCGGCGCTTCGTCAAGCTGCTGGGCAAGCTGCAACTCATGGGCGGGCCGTGA
- a CDS encoding M48 family metallopeptidase, which yields MNAFTVLFLLAVAVSFGVEWWLSRRQAAHVLAHRAAVPPAFRDSIDLEAHQKAADYTLDKNRLADIDRPIEVLILLLFTLGGGIEAIQGFWASFGLGPLATGIGAILTTLILMQLLGLPLGLYKTFVIEERYGFNRNTPKQFAKDLGLQLLLSLAIGTPILALILWVMDSVGAWWLLAWAILMGFSLLMSWAFPTFIAPLFNKFTPLQDAALKQRIETLLARCGFQSQGIFVMDGSRRSGHGNAYFTGMGNSKRIVFFDTLVDSLEHDELEAVLAHELGHFKHRHVFKMLGVSATVSLIGFALLGWLSGQEWFYAGLGVHTSSNAMALLLFMLVSPAFTLFLQPAMAYFQRRYEFEADDFAAGQTRPAHLISALVKLYRENASTLTPDPLYSAFHYSHPPAAIRIAHLAAKTG from the coding sequence ATGAATGCCTTCACCGTCCTATTCCTGCTCGCCGTGGCCGTGTCCTTCGGCGTCGAATGGTGGCTGTCGCGCCGCCAAGCCGCCCACGTCCTGGCCCACCGCGCCGCCGTTCCGCCCGCCTTCCGCGATAGCATCGACCTGGAAGCCCACCAGAAAGCCGCCGACTACACCCTGGACAAGAACCGCCTCGCCGATATCGACCGGCCCATCGAGGTGCTGATCCTGCTGTTGTTCACCCTGGGCGGCGGCATCGAGGCGATCCAGGGCTTTTGGGCCAGCTTCGGCCTGGGGCCGCTCGCCACCGGGATCGGCGCGATCCTGACCACCTTGATCCTGATGCAATTGCTGGGTTTGCCGCTCGGCCTCTATAAGACCTTCGTCATCGAGGAGCGCTACGGTTTCAACCGCAACACCCCCAAGCAATTCGCCAAGGATTTGGGCCTGCAATTGTTGCTGAGCCTCGCTATCGGCACGCCGATCCTGGCCTTGATCCTCTGGGTCATGGACAGCGTGGGCGCGTGGTGGTTGCTGGCCTGGGCCATCCTGATGGGGTTTTCCCTGCTGATGAGCTGGGCGTTCCCGACCTTCATCGCCCCGCTGTTCAATAAGTTCACGCCCTTGCAGGACGCGGCCTTGAAACAGCGCATCGAAACCCTGTTGGCGCGTTGTGGCTTCCAAAGCCAGGGGATTTTCGTGATGGACGGCTCGCGCCGCTCGGGCCATGGCAACGCTTATTTCACCGGGATGGGCAATAGCAAGCGCATCGTGTTCTTCGATACCTTGGTCGATTCGCTGGAACACGACGAGTTGGAGGCGGTCCTGGCCCACGAGCTGGGCCATTTCAAGCACCGCCATGTGTTCAAGATGCTGGGGGTGAGCGCCACGGTCAGCTTGATCGGTTTCGCCCTGTTGGGCTGGCTGAGCGGGCAGGAGTGGTTCTATGCGGGGCTGGGGGTCCATACCTCTTCCAACGCTATGGCCTTGCTGCTGTTCATGTTGGTGTCCCCGGCCTTCACCTTGTTCCTGCAACCGGCCATGGCCTATTTCCAGCGGCGTTATGAGTTCGAGGCCGACGATTTCGCCGCCGGCCAGACCCGGCCCGCCCATCTCATCAGCGCTTTGGTCAAGCTCTACCGCGAGAATGCCAGCACCCTGACCCCGGACCCCTTGTATTCGGCCTTCCATTACAGCCATCCCCCCGCCGCGATCCGTATCGCCCATCTCGCCGCCAAAACCGGCTGA
- the orn gene encoding oligoribonuclease: MATTAQDLIWIDLEMTGLDPSSDRIIEVATLVTDKDLNLLAEGPVLAVFQDENTLAGMDDWNRKHHGASGLIDRVRASRVDEAGAERLTVEFLERWIAPGVSPMCGNSICQDRRFLARHMPRLEAHFHYRNLDVSTLKELAARWAPQVKEGFKKNNSHRALDDIRESIAELRYYRQHLLKV; this comes from the coding sequence ATGGCGACAACGGCGCAGGACTTGATCTGGATCGACCTGGAAATGACCGGGCTCGATCCCTCATCCGACCGGATCATCGAGGTGGCGACCCTCGTCACCGACAAGGATTTGAACCTCCTGGCCGAAGGCCCGGTGCTGGCGGTGTTCCAGGACGAAAACACCCTCGCGGGGATGGACGACTGGAACCGGAAGCACCATGGCGCCTCTGGACTCATCGACCGGGTGCGGGCAAGCCGGGTGGACGAGGCCGGAGCCGAGCGGCTGACCGTGGAATTCCTGGAACGCTGGATCGCGCCGGGGGTTTCGCCCATGTGCGGCAATAGCATCTGCCAGGACCGGCGCTTCCTGGCCCGCCACATGCCCCGGCTGGAGGCCCATTTCCATTACCGCAACCTGGATGTATCCACCCTGAAGGAATTGGCGGCGCGGTGGGCACCGCAGGTCAAGGAAGGTTTCAAGAAGAACAACAGCCACCGGGCGCTGGACGACATCCGGGAATCCATCGCCGAACTCCGCTATTACCGGCAGCATTTGCTCAAGGTGTGA
- a CDS encoding ATP-binding protein, whose translation MRFELRIHIGVKLCGVAVGWALAAILAHRFGREGDWALLGLGGWASILLLTTLALVRTGPGSDRVPARRGGPGLPSLRARLDALEARNEELERACRQAETRAQVKTRFLAQMSHEMRTPMNGIIGFADLLAKTPLAEYQLEKLGLIERSAKNLLEIVNEILDLARIEAEQFGLKPEWFPLRPYLEDTVALISARAKVSIVLCVEPSVPELFHGDPIRLQQVVANLLGNAVKFTHAGRIVVRARRLRRADPRLLFSVSDTGRGIAAEHLDHLFAPFSQVDGYASNGERGSGLGLNIARAIVERMGGTIGVVSRPGKGSTFWFTHPLAAGEVRGKPGFPGFKLALIDPDPLSRKALRYQLQSVGATGYGFASLEEFDQSYQAGAHGVLVLINAAAKSQPLLLRGIERVRAAGGRPVLILPYSSRRVREYCRARHLPCLGYPVRSDALSELLAESPAPPKVAAHFDGMSTLLVGRQCLVVDDNEINRRLLEARLTRLGARVVEASNGTKALVRLRTRAFDLVFMDLRMPGMSGLQLLRELLLGEFSPNHGTPFVAVTAHLDEEERIAIVQAGFADVLLKPVLDGPLLAVLGKYLKIGPVPSARAGTEPLADCAAVFLEKTGGDRPLAQSLARKLVKELQEQSQEIQRALRGGDFTKLRESAHRINGSASFCGLGGIRSSADALERAVLQSAHTPNLDLKAQRLDQEINRFLEERDQLFTALDEADADVPLRLLD comes from the coding sequence ATGCGGTTTGAGTTGCGTATCCATATCGGCGTGAAACTATGCGGAGTGGCCGTGGGGTGGGCCTTGGCCGCGATCCTGGCCCACCGCTTCGGACGGGAGGGGGATTGGGCCTTGCTGGGCCTCGGAGGCTGGGCTTCGATCCTGTTGCTGACCACCCTGGCGTTGGTGCGGACCGGTCCCGGCTCGGATCGCGTCCCGGCCCGCCGCGGTGGGCCGGGCTTGCCCAGCCTGCGCGCGAGATTGGACGCCTTGGAAGCCCGCAATGAGGAACTGGAACGGGCCTGTCGGCAGGCCGAAACCCGCGCCCAGGTCAAAACCCGCTTCCTGGCCCAGATGAGCCACGAAATGCGCACCCCGATGAACGGCATCATCGGTTTCGCCGATCTACTGGCCAAAACCCCACTGGCCGAATACCAGCTCGAAAAACTGGGTTTGATCGAGCGCTCGGCCAAGAACCTCCTGGAAATCGTCAATGAAATCCTCGACCTCGCCCGGATCGAAGCCGAGCAATTCGGGCTGAAGCCCGAATGGTTCCCCTTGCGGCCCTATCTCGAAGACACCGTGGCGCTGATCAGCGCCCGCGCCAAGGTATCCATCGTGCTGTGCGTCGAGCCTTCCGTGCCGGAGTTGTTCCATGGCGATCCCATCCGCCTGCAACAGGTGGTCGCCAACCTCCTGGGCAACGCGGTCAAGTTCACCCATGCCGGGCGGATCGTGGTGCGGGCGCGGCGTTTGCGGCGTGCCGACCCCAGGTTGTTGTTCTCGGTGTCGGATACCGGGCGTGGCATCGCCGCCGAGCATCTGGACCATTTGTTCGCGCCGTTTTCCCAAGTGGACGGGTATGCGTCCAATGGCGAGCGCGGTTCCGGCCTGGGGTTGAATATCGCCCGCGCCATCGTCGAACGCATGGGCGGGACCATCGGCGTGGTGAGCCGGCCCGGCAAGGGGTCCACATTCTGGTTTACCCATCCTTTGGCGGCGGGCGAGGTCCGCGGCAAGCCCGGGTTCCCCGGATTCAAGCTGGCCTTGATCGATCCCGATCCCTTGTCCCGCAAGGCCTTGCGCTACCAATTGCAAAGCGTGGGTGCGACCGGCTACGGCTTCGCCAGCCTGGAAGAATTCGACCAGAGCTATCAGGCCGGGGCGCATGGCGTCCTGGTGCTCATCAACGCCGCCGCGAAATCCCAACCCTTGTTGCTGAGGGGCATCGAGCGGGTCCGGGCGGCGGGCGGGCGTCCGGTGTTGATCCTGCCGTATTCCAGCCGCCGCGTCCGCGAGTATTGCCGGGCGAGGCACCTGCCTTGCCTGGGCTATCCGGTGCGGAGCGACGCCTTGTCGGAACTCCTGGCCGAAAGTCCCGCCCCGCCGAAGGTTGCGGCACACTTCGATGGGATGTCCACGCTGTTGGTGGGGCGGCAGTGCCTGGTGGTGGACGATAACGAGATCAACCGCCGCTTGCTGGAGGCCCGCCTGACCCGGTTGGGGGCGCGGGTGGTGGAGGCATCGAACGGCACCAAGGCGTTGGTGCGCCTTCGGACCCGCGCTTTCGACCTGGTGTTCATGGACCTCAGGATGCCGGGGATGAGCGGTCTGCAACTGCTCCGGGAATTGCTGCTCGGGGAGTTCTCGCCCAACCATGGCACGCCCTTCGTCGCGGTGACGGCCCATCTCGACGAAGAGGAGCGGATCGCCATCGTCCAGGCCGGTTTCGCCGATGTGCTGCTCAAGCCGGTCCTGGACGGGCCGTTGTTGGCGGTGTTGGGGAAATATCTGAAGATCGGGCCGGTCCCGTCGGCACGGGCCGGGACCGAGCCGCTCGCGGATTGCGCGGCGGTGTTCCTGGAAAAGACCGGCGGCGACCGCCCGCTGGCCCAATCGCTGGCCCGGAAGTTGGTGAAGGAGTTGCAGGAGCAATCGCAGGAAATCCAGCGGGCCTTGCGCGGCGGGGATTTCACCAAGCTGCGGGAATCCGCCCATAGGATCAACGGCTCGGCCTCGTTCTGCGGCCTGGGGGGCATCCGCAGCAGCGCCGATGCCTTGGAGCGGGCCGTGCTGCAATCGGCCCATACCCCGAACCTGGACCTCAAGGCCCAACGCCTGGACCAGGAAATCAACCGCTTCCTGGAGGAGCGGGACCAACTCTTCACGGCGTTGGACGAAGCCGATGCAGATGTTCCCCTGCGCTTGCTCGATTGA
- a CDS encoding zinc-ribbon domain-containing protein, which produces MYCRHCGKEVKDKAVVCSGCGQPIEEAGGGAAGAGGGRWSWFTMFVTTGVFLLLLLIAIISGL; this is translated from the coding sequence ATGTATTGTCGCCACTGCGGTAAAGAGGTGAAGGACAAGGCGGTTGTTTGCAGCGGTTGCGGACAGCCCATCGAAGAGGCCGGCGGTGGCGCGGCGGGCGCGGGCGGGGGGCGTTGGAGCTGGTTCACCATGTTCGTGACCACCGGCGTTTTCCTGTTGTTGTTGCTCATCGCCATCATCTCGGGACTTTGA